One genomic window of Halococcus hamelinensis 100A6 includes the following:
- the upp gene encoding uracil phosphoribosyltransferase, protein MPIVERDSASLITHALARDTLSRLRSVETEQVAFRKGLVKLGRICGYEVIDGAMETEYVSITTPLEETTGERVKGLDDVVIINVLRAATPFVEGLLKAFPRAKQGVISAGRDESAGMNDEGEFPITIDYTKLPEITEKDTVIVADPMLATGSTMCTVLDHVLSDADPERLIVLSAVSAPPGLLRVGEAYPEADLLTVSIDDHLDENGFIVPGLGDAGDRAFRTK, encoded by the coding sequence ATGCCCATCGTCGAACGCGACTCCGCCTCGCTCATCACGCACGCGCTCGCGCGCGACACGCTCTCGCGCCTCCGAAGCGTCGAAACCGAACAGGTCGCCTTTCGGAAGGGGCTCGTGAAACTCGGTCGTATCTGTGGCTACGAGGTCATCGACGGCGCGATGGAGACCGAGTACGTCTCGATCACCACGCCGCTGGAGGAGACCACCGGCGAGCGGGTGAAAGGGCTCGACGACGTCGTGATCATCAACGTCCTCCGGGCGGCGACGCCGTTCGTCGAGGGCCTGCTGAAGGCGTTCCCGCGGGCGAAACAGGGCGTCATCAGTGCTGGCCGCGACGAAAGTGCAGGAATGAACGACGAGGGCGAGTTCCCGATCACCATCGACTACACCAAGCTCCCCGAGATCACCGAGAAGGACACCGTGATCGTCGCCGACCCGATGCTCGCCACCGGTTCGACGATGTGTACGGTGCTCGACCACGTCCTCTCCGACGCCGACCCCGAGCGCCTCATCGTGCTCTCGGCGGTCAGCGCGCCGCCCGGCCTCCTCCGAGTGGGGGAAGCCTACCCCGAGGCCGACCTCCTGACGGTGAGCATCGACGACCACCTCGACGAGAACGGCTTCATCGTACCCGGGCTGGGCGACGCCGGCGACCGCGCGTTCCGCACGAAGTAG
- a CDS encoding inorganic phosphate transporter, protein MTVGIVLQSSTSLVVVGVAVLASFGMAWALGASSNSPPFAPAVGANALPTMRAAFFIGVFAALGAVAQGGSISQTVGQDLIDGVSITPLAAAAALLTAAAFIAVGVRTGYPIPAAFATTGAVVGAGLSLGGAPAFDTYTRLASFWIAVPFVSATIAYGTATLLRRDDIPEEVGVPALAGLVGAILANVRLAVFPGPEGQGTLAGFVSRRVGSGPELVGGYDVVSVVVSLVFGAVVFLALRRRMQASVDAGIRGFLIGLGAVVAFSSGGSQVGLATGPIEPLFDSMGTPAVLLLGLGAVGILLGAWMGSPRLLQAVAREYSQLGVRRSIAALIPGFIIAQVAIALGIPISFNNIIISSVIGSGLAAGSAGTSMRKIGFTVVAWLVSLVGAGVVGFGLYWLLALVTGA, encoded by the coding sequence ATGACCGTCGGCATAGTATTACAGAGTTCGACGTCGCTGGTCGTGGTCGGGGTGGCGGTGCTCGCGAGCTTCGGGATGGCGTGGGCGCTCGGCGCGTCCTCGAACTCGCCGCCGTTCGCGCCGGCGGTGGGGGCGAACGCGCTCCCGACGATGCGCGCGGCCTTCTTCATCGGCGTGTTCGCGGCGCTCGGCGCGGTCGCCCAGGGTGGCAGCATCTCGCAAACGGTCGGCCAGGACCTCATCGACGGCGTCTCGATCACGCCGCTCGCGGCCGCCGCGGCGCTGTTGACGGCGGCGGCGTTCATCGCGGTCGGGGTGAGGACGGGCTATCCGATCCCGGCGGCGTTCGCCACCACCGGCGCGGTCGTCGGGGCGGGGCTGAGCCTCGGCGGTGCCCCGGCGTTCGACACCTACACGCGGCTGGCGTCGTTCTGGATCGCGGTGCCGTTCGTCTCGGCTACGATCGCCTACGGCACCGCGACCCTCCTCCGACGGGACGACATCCCCGAGGAGGTCGGCGTCCCGGCGCTCGCGGGCCTCGTCGGGGCGATCCTCGCCAACGTCCGGCTGGCGGTCTTCCCGGGTCCCGAAGGCCAGGGCACCCTCGCGGGGTTCGTCTCGCGGCGTGTGGGGAGCGGCCCGGAGCTCGTCGGGGGCTACGACGTCGTCAGCGTGGTCGTGAGCCTCGTGTTCGGCGCGGTCGTCTTCCTCGCCCTCCGTCGTCGAATGCAGGCCTCCGTCGACGCCGGCATCCGGGGCTTTCTGATCGGTCTCGGGGCGGTCGTGGCGTTCTCGAGCGGCGGGAGCCAGGTCGGGCTCGCGACGGGTCCGATCGAACCGCTGTTCGACTCGATGGGGACGCCCGCGGTCCTGCTGCTCGGCCTCGGTGCGGTCGGCATCCTGCTCGGGGCGTGGATGGGGTCGCCGCGACTGCTCCAAGCGGTCGCCCGAGAGTACTCACAGCTCGGCGTCCGGCGATCGATCGCCGCGCTGATCCCGGGGTTCATCATCGCCCAGGTCGCCATCGCGCTCGGGATCCCGATCTCGTTCAACAACATCATCATCTCGAGCGTGATCGGGAGCGGCCTCGCGGCGGGGTCGGCGGGCACCTCGATGCGGAAGATCGGCTTCACCGTCGTCGCGTGGCTCGTCTCGCTCGTCGGGGCCGGCGTCGTCGGCTTCGGTCTCTATTGGCTGTTGGCGCTCGTCACCGGGGCATGA
- the hisI gene encoding phosphoribosyl-AMP cyclohydrolase, whose amino-acid sequence MSRTDSVATPDLEFGPDGLLTVVAQDAETREVLMVAHASADAIERTRETGLGHYYSRSRDELWQKGQSSGHVQRIEEVRVDCDGDAVLYLVDQAGGACHTGFESCFYRTLDGEVVGERVFDPDAVYE is encoded by the coding sequence ATGAGCCGAACGGATTCGGTCGCCACGCCCGACCTCGAGTTCGGCCCCGACGGGCTCCTCACGGTGGTCGCTCAGGACGCCGAGACACGCGAGGTCCTGATGGTGGCCCACGCCTCCGCGGACGCGATCGAGCGCACCCGCGAGACGGGGCTGGGTCACTACTACTCGCGTTCGCGCGACGAGCTCTGGCAGAAGGGTCAGTCGAGCGGCCACGTCCAGCGTATCGAGGAGGTTCGCGTCGATTGCGACGGCGACGCCGTGCTCTACCTCGTGGACCAGGCGGGCGGGGCGTGCCACACCGGCTTCGAGAGCTGCTTCTATCGCACGCTCGACGGTGAGGTGGTCGGCGAACGCGTCTTCGACCCCGACGCCGTCTATGAGTGA
- a CDS encoding DUF7118 family protein, with the protein MSETTHRDPTATLATAHEAYDAAVERVADHGEADLRAVADAYDRATTLLDKYEDRATGTGDFEGFIEFRESFDSLVDGLDDDLPRRGAFETANERFDKRRLSTSDFAAARDALAPVEELVGVLDDRDAERERYREARRRVANRREEVERKVADLERLSDLAAVDLDAPTSDLREPIEAYNERVREAFDAFRHEASARQLLEFVGTTRHYPLVSFQPPPTDLRRYVESSPVGAEPLATLVEYADYSASKLDHYVENPDEFRRHVVVNRSYLDGLDAEPLTVSWPPPTAGVLRYRLRELVAVVGRFGPESTVARLRSLRETTETDRYDRLRRAAVARESLTQAERTRLAEGTVESDLEAARAERDRLDEALAAHPGP; encoded by the coding sequence ATGAGTGAGACGACCCACCGCGACCCGACGGCGACCCTAGCGACCGCCCACGAGGCGTACGACGCGGCCGTCGAACGGGTCGCCGACCACGGCGAGGCCGACCTCCGGGCGGTCGCCGACGCCTACGACCGCGCGACGACGTTGCTCGACAAGTACGAGGACCGCGCCACGGGGACCGGCGACTTCGAGGGGTTCATCGAGTTCCGGGAGTCGTTCGACTCGCTCGTCGACGGTCTCGACGACGACCTCCCGCGCCGCGGGGCGTTCGAGACCGCGAACGAACGTTTCGACAAGCGACGGCTCTCGACGAGCGACTTCGCCGCCGCCCGTGACGCGCTCGCGCCGGTCGAGGAGCTCGTGGGCGTGCTCGACGACCGCGACGCCGAACGCGAGCGCTACCGCGAGGCGCGACGGCGGGTGGCGAACCGACGCGAGGAGGTCGAACGTAAGGTCGCGGACCTCGAACGGCTCTCCGACCTCGCCGCGGTCGACCTCGACGCGCCGACCAGCGACCTCCGCGAGCCGATCGAGGCCTACAACGAGCGCGTTCGCGAGGCCTTCGACGCGTTTCGACACGAAGCGAGCGCCCGCCAGCTACTCGAATTCGTCGGCACGACCCGTCACTACCCGCTGGTGTCGTTCCAGCCGCCCCCGACCGACCTCCGGCGCTACGTCGAATCGAGCCCCGTCGGGGCCGAACCGCTCGCCACCCTCGTCGAGTACGCTGACTACTCGGCCTCGAAGCTCGACCACTACGTCGAGAACCCGGACGAGTTCAGACGCCACGTCGTCGTCAACCGGAGCTATCTCGACGGCCTCGACGCCGAGCCGCTCACGGTGTCGTGGCCGCCGCCGACCGCCGGGGTGCTCCGCTACCGGCTCCGCGAACTGGTCGCCGTCGTGGGTCGGTTCGGGCCGGAATCGACGGTCGCACGGCTCCGCTCGCTCCGTGAGACCACCGAAACGGACCGCTACGACCGGCTTCGACGCGCCGCCGTCGCACGCGAGAGCCTCACGCAGGCCGAACGAACCCGACTCGCCGAGGGCACGGTCGAAAGCGACCTGGAGGCCGCCCGCGCCGAACGCGACCGGCTCGACGAGGCGCTCGCGGCGCATCCCGGCCCCTGA
- the glmM gene encoding phosphoglucosamine mutase, which produces MRLFGSSGIRGTANEEVTPEFSLRVAMAVGTVVGGGRVALGRDTRASGPMLADAVASGLVSVGCDVDRLGALPTPAVQCYAEAEGVPAVVITASHNPPTDNGIKLVGPDGVEFPIERLERVEDVLAAEEFDRAPWNETGDSRQVEGARRRYVDSVVDAVARERIAAADLTVALDPGHGAGALTSPGIFRELGCRVVTVNAQPDGSFPGRDPEPVPDSLGDLKRLVRATDADVGVAHDGDADRAVFVDEHGAAITGDASLAALAAGALSPGDRTVSAVTVSQRLVDVADRVDAGLELTPVGSTRIVSRIRDLQHQGVSVPVAGEGNGGVLFPEYRLARDGAYTAARFLELVAERPASAVIADVGGYHNRRTAVEYDGDAERETLLDAAATYADASPGELDATDGYRLNFGDAWVLVRESGTEPKIRIYAEARENDRAEHLATDVREALETATTKC; this is translated from the coding sequence ATGAGACTGTTCGGGTCGAGCGGGATTCGAGGGACCGCGAACGAGGAGGTGACGCCGGAGTTCAGCCTTCGAGTCGCGATGGCGGTCGGCACGGTCGTCGGCGGGGGACGGGTGGCGCTCGGTCGGGACACACGCGCGAGCGGGCCGATGCTCGCGGACGCGGTCGCGAGCGGGCTGGTGAGCGTCGGCTGTGACGTCGACCGGTTGGGCGCGTTGCCCACCCCCGCCGTCCAGTGTTACGCCGAGGCGGAGGGGGTGCCGGCGGTGGTGATCACCGCCTCGCACAACCCGCCGACGGACAACGGGATCAAGCTCGTCGGCCCCGACGGGGTCGAGTTCCCGATCGAGCGCCTCGAACGCGTCGAGGACGTACTGGCGGCCGAGGAGTTCGACCGCGCCCCGTGGAACGAGACCGGCGACTCGCGACAGGTCGAGGGCGCGCGGCGGCGCTACGTCGACTCGGTCGTGGATGCCGTGGCACGCGAGCGGATCGCGGCGGCGGACCTGACGGTGGCGCTCGACCCCGGCCACGGGGCGGGCGCGCTCACGAGCCCGGGGATCTTCCGCGAACTCGGCTGTCGGGTCGTCACCGTCAACGCCCAGCCCGACGGGTCGTTTCCGGGTCGGGACCCCGAACCGGTCCCCGACAGCCTCGGGGACCTGAAACGGCTGGTACGCGCCACGGACGCCGACGTCGGGGTCGCCCACGACGGCGACGCCGACCGTGCGGTGTTCGTCGACGAACACGGCGCGGCCATCACCGGCGACGCGAGCCTCGCGGCGCTCGCGGCGGGTGCGCTCAGCCCCGGCGACAGGACCGTCTCGGCGGTGACGGTCTCCCAGCGGCTCGTGGACGTCGCCGACCGCGTCGATGCCGGCCTCGAACTCACGCCCGTCGGGAGCACCCGGATCGTCTCGCGGATCCGCGACCTCCAGCACCAGGGCGTCTCGGTTCCCGTCGCGGGCGAGGGCAACGGCGGCGTGCTGTTCCCGGAGTACCGGCTGGCGCGCGACGGCGCGTACACCGCCGCACGGTTCCTCGAACTCGTCGCCGAGCGCCCCGCGAGCGCGGTGATCGCCGACGTCGGCGGCTACCACAACCGTCGGACCGCGGTCGAGTACGACGGCGACGCGGAGCGCGAGACCCTGCTCGACGCGGCGGCGACGTACGCCGACGCGAGCCCGGGCGAGCTCGACGCCACCGACGGCTACCGGCTGAACTTCGGGGACGCGTGGGTGCTGGTTCGCGAGAGCGGGACCGAACCGAAGATACGGATCTACGCCGAGGCGCGCGAGAACGACCGGGCCGAACACCTCGCGACGGACGTCCGGGAGGCGCTCGAAACCGCGACGACGAAGTGTTGA
- the uvrB gene encoding excinuclease ABC subunit UvrB: MSDTQSGPLQPDRPGADRPFRVEAPFDPAGDQPEAIEKLADGFLDGMDAQTLLGVTGSGKTNTVSWVIEEIQKPTLVIAHNKTLAAQLYDEFRNLFPDNAVEYFVSYYDYYQPEAYVEASDTYIDKDASINDEIDRLRHSATRSLLTRDDVIVVASVSAIYGLGDPRNYIDMSLELDVGDTIDRDDLLKRLVDLNYERNDVDFTQGTFRVRGDTVEIFPMYGRFAVRVEFWGDEIDRLSKLDPLEGEVKSDEPAVLIHPAEHYSIPENTLDTAINEIEGLMEERVSYFERNNDLVAAQRIEERTTFDLEMLRETGYCSGIENYSVHLSDREPGDAPATLLDYFPDDFLTVIDESHQTVPQIRGQFGGDKSRKDSLVGNGFRLPTAYDNRPLRYPEFAERTGQTLFVSATPSDYEHEHSEQIVEQIVRPTHLVDPEVSISSVEGQIDDLLERINDRTARDERVLVTTLTKRMAEDLTEYLEEAGVAVEYMHDETDTLERHELVRGLRLGEFDVLVGINLLREGLDIPEVSLVAILDADQEGFLRSETTLVQTMGRAARNVNGEVVLYADDVTDSMRSAIDETQRRREIQTEFNEEHGFEPRTIEKEVSETNLPGSETDTARTTDLEPDSTDEARELVTDLEDRMDEAAGNLEFELAADIRDRIRKLRVEFDLAGEDGVPPEEGIPPEAEF; the protein is encoded by the coding sequence ATGAGTGATACCCAGTCGGGCCCGCTCCAGCCGGACCGTCCCGGCGCGGACCGCCCGTTCCGCGTCGAGGCCCCCTTCGACCCCGCGGGCGACCAGCCCGAAGCCATCGAGAAGCTCGCCGATGGATTCCTCGACGGCATGGACGCCCAGACCCTCCTCGGGGTCACGGGCTCGGGCAAGACGAACACCGTCTCGTGGGTCATCGAGGAGATCCAGAAACCCACCCTCGTCATCGCCCACAACAAGACCCTCGCCGCACAGCTCTACGACGAGTTTCGAAACCTCTTCCCCGACAACGCCGTCGAGTACTTCGTCTCCTACTACGACTACTACCAGCCCGAAGCCTACGTCGAGGCCAGCGACACCTACATCGACAAGGACGCCTCGATCAACGACGAGATCGACCGCCTCCGCCACTCCGCGACGCGCTCGCTCCTGACCCGCGACGACGTCATCGTGGTCGCCTCGGTTTCGGCCATCTACGGCCTCGGTGACCCGCGGAACTACATCGACATGAGCCTCGAACTCGACGTCGGGGACACCATCGACCGCGACGACCTCCTGAAACGCCTCGTTGACCTGAACTACGAGCGCAACGACGTCGACTTCACCCAGGGGACCTTCCGCGTGCGCGGCGACACCGTCGAGATCTTCCCGATGTACGGCCGCTTTGCCGTCCGCGTCGAGTTCTGGGGCGACGAGATCGACCGCCTCTCGAAGCTCGATCCCTTGGAGGGGGAGGTCAAGAGCGACGAACCCGCCGTGTTGATCCACCCCGCGGAACACTACTCGATCCCCGAGAACACCCTCGACACCGCGATCAACGAGATCGAGGGCCTGATGGAGGAACGCGTCTCGTACTTCGAGCGCAACAACGACCTCGTGGCGGCCCAGCGCATCGAGGAACGCACCACCTTCGACCTCGAGATGCTCCGCGAGACGGGCTACTGCTCCGGCATCGAGAACTACTCCGTCCACCTCTCGGACCGCGAACCAGGCGACGCGCCCGCCACGCTCCTCGATTACTTCCCCGACGACTTTCTCACGGTCATCGACGAGTCCCACCAGACGGTGCCCCAGATCCGCGGCCAGTTCGGCGGCGACAAGTCCCGCAAGGACTCGCTGGTCGGGAACGGCTTCCGACTCCCGACTGCCTACGACAACCGCCCGCTCCGCTATCCCGAGTTCGCCGAACGCACGGGTCAAACCCTCTTCGTCAGCGCGACGCCGAGCGACTACGAACACGAGCACTCCGAGCAGATCGTCGAACAGATCGTCCGCCCGACCCACCTCGTCGACCCCGAGGTCTCCATCTCGTCGGTCGAGGGACAGATCGACGACCTCCTCGAACGCATCAACGACCGCACCGCACGGGACGAGCGCGTGCTGGTGACGACCCTCACCAAACGGATGGCCGAGGACCTCACCGAGTACCTCGAGGAGGCCGGCGTCGCCGTCGAGTACATGCACGACGAGACGGACACCCTCGAACGCCACGAACTCGTCCGCGGACTCCGCCTCGGCGAGTTCGACGTGCTCGTCGGGATCAACCTCCTCCGGGAGGGCCTCGACATCCCCGAGGTCTCCCTCGTCGCGATCCTCGACGCCGACCAGGAGGGCTTCCTACGCTCCGAGACCACCCTCGTCCAGACGATGGGTCGCGCCGCACGGAACGTCAACGGCGAGGTCGTCCTCTACGCCGACGACGTCACCGACTCGATGCGCTCGGCGATCGACGAGACCCAGCGCCGCCGCGAGATCCAGACCGAGTTCAACGAGGAACACGGTTTCGAGCCCCGAACCATCGAGAAGGAGGTCAGCGAGACCAACCTCCCGGGCTCGGAGACCGACACCGCCCGCACGACGGACCTCGAACCCGACTCGACGGACGAGGCCCGCGAACTCGTCACCGACCTCGAAGACCGGATGGACGAGGCCGCCGGCAACCTCGAGTTCGAGCTCGCCGCCGACATCCGCGATCGGATCCGGAAACTCCGGGTGGAGTTCGACCTCGCGGGCGAGGACGGTGTGCCGCCGGAAGAGGGCATTCCCCCGGAAGCCGAGTTCTGA